From Thermodesulfovibrionales bacterium, the proteins below share one genomic window:
- a CDS encoding universal stress protein — MRQEAISPRNIELSYVNERPNIEVGKRAKDMYETIVVGFDGSESSKAAVIESSNWIRRHGGRIVLVHAVYFDEEEFGMAPEQREKRFDFGKKACY, encoded by the coding sequence CCCGGAACATCGAGCTAAGCTACGTAAACGAGCGGCCGAATATCGAGGTCGGCAAGCGCGCGAAGGATATGTACGAAACTATCGTTGTCGGTTTCGACGGCTCTGAGTCGAGCAAGGCGGCGGTCATAGAATCTTCAAACTGGATAAGAAGACACGGGGGTAGAATCGTCCTCGTTCATGCCGTTTATTTTGATGAGGAAGAATTCGGCATGGCCCCCGAGCAAAGGGAGAAGCGTTTCGATTTTGGTAAAAAAGCCTGTTATGA